Part of the Rhodococcus sp. OK302 genome is shown below.
GTCGACGAGGTTCACGGAACCGATGGAGCTGATGACCTCGTCGCGGAATGCGCGGATCGAGAAGTCGGGTGCTTCGGCTTTGTACTGCGTTGCGGGACGGGTGACTTCGTCCTTCGACAGCTCGCGTCCGTCGAGTTCCCACTTCTTGCGGCCACCGTCGATGAGCTTGATGTCCTGGTGGCCGTACAGCTTGAAGTACCAGTAGGCGTACGCGGCGAACCAGTTGTTGTTGCCACCGTAGAGAACGACGGTGTCGTCGTTGGCGATTCCCTTGGCCGAGAGCAGGTCCGAGAACTGCTCCTGGTTGAGGAAGTCGCGGCGGACGCTGTCCTGGAGGTCCTTGCGCCAGTCGAGTCGGACTGCGCCCTCGATGTGGCCGCCGTCGTATGCACTGGTGTCCTCGTCGACCTCGACAAAAACGGTCTTGGGGGCATTGAGGTTCTGCTGCGCCCAGTCAGCGGAGACTAGGACGTCGGAGCGAGCCATGGTGTTCCTTCCGGTGTGTTCTTGCTTAGGTCGTTTTTGGTGGAGGTTGGGGGAGAAGCGTTTTCAGGCTGTCGAGGCTCTTCCAGTGTTTCGGAGCCGAGCAACGAGAGGGTAGATCTGGCAGCCGAGGCAGATGCCGAATGCAGCATTGAGCAACGCGGCAAAGAGCGCGAAGCCGGTGGCGACGGTCCCGACGATCGTGGATCCGGCAAGGAATCCGACGGTTCCGGCCACTGCGAAGACGAAGCCGACGAACTGTGCGAAGCGCAGTGGCGCAACAGGTTCACGTTCGGTGACGGGCGAAATCCTCGGTGCGACGAGCTTGCCGAAAACCTGTCCGTAGGGGCTTCGCTTGGGGCCGGCTACCGCGCCGATCGCGAACACGATTGCTTGCAGCGCAAGGAGGACGGTGGCTGCGGGTAGGGAGAACGTCGAGAGGACGAGCGTCAGAACCAGTACGGCGGTGGTGACCCAGGCGGCGAACCGCGGGCCACGAACGTCTACTTGCTGGATCTGGGTTGCGGTTGTGGACATCGGAAGTGCTCCTGCGCTGGATTGCATGGTGCTTGCCTGGACCGAGAATTGTGGACCGAAAAAGTCCGATTCGGTGGAGTGATCACGTGAGCAGAAGCTCGAATGTCAGCGAGAGCCGACGGGTGTGGTGATCAACAACAGGTACAGCAACAACCACCGAGGCGGCACAGGTCAACTGCGCGGCGTCGGGTGAGCATCAGCTCGTGGCGGGTTTGCACGTTCGCGACTTTACCCCGTAATCGAGGAATTTGGATCGTCGGGCGTCGAAAAAGGCGTGAGCGCATTTCTCAGGTCCGTCGTGGACGGCACTCCGGGCACCCGGAATTTCTCGACGAGGTTGCCGTCGAGGATGAAGGTGGTGGGTAAGGAGAGGACGCTCATTTCCCGGGCCAGCGCTGGGTGTTTGTCGATGTCGAGTTCGACATCGGTGGGTGGTCGCGGCATGTCGGCCATCGACGTCACTACCTGGTCGACTACGCGGCGCACCGCGGCGCAGGGTCCGCACCAATCCGCGGAAAAATGCAGGACGACGGGCCCGCCGGTGGACTGCACACCGGCCGCGACAAGGAGTTCGGTCCGGCCCTGGGTCGAGTTCGGGGGCGCCGCTGCGCTGGCGCGAACCGTTCCGCTTCGCGATTTGAGAAACAGTCCGACGGCGACGACGGCAACAAGGGCGACGAGCAGAATTGTGATCCCGGTCATGGGTTCTGAAGTTCCGCGAGGTCGATGACTGTGTTTTCGGTACTTCCTTCGATCACGATGCGGCCGCCTTCTGCGTAGACGAGATTGGGCTTGACGTTGAAGGGGAGTGACTGGGGATCGATGGTGTAGCTGAACATCCCCAGGATGGTGGGTTCGAGTGCTGCGGGGATGGAGAAGTCGGCTTCGCCTTCGGGCCCGAAGTAGAGGTTGCTGGCAACGATCTTGACCTGGCCTCCGTCGAGGACCAGGTTCGCTTGAACGCTGACCGGGGTTTCGACGGGACCTACGGCGACGGTTCCGGTCAGGACGACGGCTCCGGCTGTGGTTGCACCCGTGCCGCCACTTCCGCCCGTGCCGTCGGATTTGTCGGCCGGTGGTGAAGAAACCTGCAGGTCAGGGATGTTGAGGAGCTTCCCGAGATCAGTTGCGTTGATACCCATTCTGCCGTCGAGTTTGTCGACGGGGAGTTGGGTGACGTTTCCGTTGATCAGATCGGTGAAGGGGACGGAAACTCCGCGCAGATCTGCTTCGACGGTGACCTCTCCGACGATATTGCTCTGAACGCCCGTCGCTCGGATGTAGACGTCCTTGTATTTTCCGCTCAGCGCCTGAGTGATGAATGGGAAGCCGTTGAACGTGACTTCGGGGTCGGCGTCGAGTGAGGCACCTGCTCGGAGTTCGCGTGAGACGCGGTATTCGGCGTACGCAGCAGCGCCGAAATCGGCGACCAGTCCGAGGCCGAGGAGGAAGACGATGCCGATGATCAGTTTGCGCACTGCACCATTGTGACCGACTCGGGCCGAGGTTCGGTGCGACGGCCCCGGTACTGTGCGCGCTAATGTAGTGACCGACCAAAAGGGTCGAATTACTCGGGCGTCGCCCTGTCAGGGGTGCACGGGCTACTAGATAGGAGTCAGTGTGGAGTTGCTTCTCCTCACCTCCGACCCCAACCCGGAGGCAGTTCTCCCGGCGTTGGCGCTGCTGGCGCACTCGGTTAGGCCCGCTCCCACTGAGGTTTCCTCACTGCTCGAAGCGAGTTCTGCCGACGTCGCACTGGTGGACGCACGCATAGATCTGGCTGCTGCGCGCGGCTTGTGTCGATTGCTCGGAAGCACAGGTTCTGCTGTACCCGTTGTGGCTGTTCTCACCGAAGGCGGGCTTGTTGCCGTCAATGCGGACTGGGGGTTGGACGACATCCTGCTGCCCGGCACCGGGCCGGCGGAGGTGGACGCCCGATTGCGATTGTTGGTGGCCCGCAGCGGCGGTGTTGCCAGTCCGGAAGCGTCGGGAAAGATCACGCTGGGCGAATTGGTTATCGACGAGGGGACGTACACGGCACGACTGCGTGGACGGCCCCTTGATTTGACTTACAAGGAATTCGAGCTGCTCAAGTACCTGGCGCAGCATGCGGGACGGGTTTTCACCCGGGCGCAGTTGTTGCAAGAGGTGTGGGGTTACGACTTCTTCGGTGGCACCCGCACGGTGGATGTCCATGTGCGACGTTTGCGCGCCAAACTTGGCACTGAATACGAATCCTTGATCGGTACAGTCCGAAATGTCGGATACAAGGCCGTAAGGCCCACGAGGGCCAAGAACGGCACCGCTGCGCCTGTCCGGTTCGAGGACGACGAGGATGCCGATTACGAATCGGTGGACGGAACGGTGGTGTGACATGAGTTGGAGCGATTCACTGCAACCGGATCAGGCTCGGCAAGTGTCGGCGTTGCTCGACCGCGCCACGGAATTCGACGGCAAGGCGCCGGTGTCCGAGCAGGGGCGTCACGCGATAGCCGGTCGTGGTCCGGCTCGACATTTTGTCGTTCAGGGCGACGGCGATGTTGTGGGATATGCACAGCTGCAAGCAGGTTCGGGTGAGCACCCGGACATGGCCGAGTTGGTAGTTGATCCCGCGCATCGACGGCAGGGGATCGGAACCACCCTTG
Proteins encoded:
- a CDS encoding sulfurtransferase, with the protein product MARSDVLVSADWAQQNLNAPKTVFVEVDEDTSAYDGGHIEGAVRLDWRKDLQDSVRRDFLNQEQFSDLLSAKGIANDDTVVLYGGNNNWFAAYAYWYFKLYGHQDIKLIDGGRKKWELDGRELSKDEVTRPATQYKAEAPDFSIRAFRDEVISSIGSVNLVDVRSPDEFSGKILAPAHLPQEQAQQRGHVPTAINIPWSTTANEDGTFKSDTDLAKLYADKGFDDTKNTIAYCRIGERSSHTWFVLQEILGKNNVKNYDGSWVEYGSLVGAPIELGA
- a CDS encoding DUF4395 domain-containing protein translates to MSTTATQIQQVDVRGPRFAAWVTTAVLVLTLVLSTFSLPAATVLLALQAIVFAIGAVAGPKRSPYGQVFGKLVAPRISPVTEREPVAPLRFAQFVGFVFAVAGTVGFLAGSTIVGTVATGFALFAALLNAAFGICLGCQIYPLVARLRNTGRASTA
- a CDS encoding putative leader peptide, with the protein product MRSRLFRRPTIQIPRLRGKVANVQTRHELMLTRRRAVDLCRLGGCCCTCC
- a CDS encoding thioredoxin family protein: MTGITILLVALVAVVAVGLFLKSRSGTVRASAAAPPNSTQGRTELLVAAGVQSTGGPVVLHFSADWCGPCAAVRRVVDQVVTSMADMPRPPTDVELDIDKHPALAREMSVLSLPTTFILDGNLVEKFRVPGVPSTTDLRNALTPFSTPDDPNSSITG
- a CDS encoding LmeA family phospholipid-binding protein, producing MRKLIIGIVFLLGLGLVADFGAAAYAEYRVSRELRAGASLDADPEVTFNGFPFITQALSGKYKDVYIRATGVQSNIVGEVTVEADLRGVSVPFTDLINGNVTQLPVDKLDGRMGINATDLGKLLNIPDLQVSSPPADKSDGTGGSGGTGATTAGAVVLTGTVAVGPVETPVSVQANLVLDGGQVKIVASNLYFGPEGEADFSIPAALEPTILGMFSYTIDPQSLPFNVKPNLVYAEGGRIVIEGSTENTVIDLAELQNP
- a CDS encoding winged helix-turn-helix transcriptional regulator, translated to MELLLLTSDPNPEAVLPALALLAHSVRPAPTEVSSLLEASSADVALVDARIDLAAARGLCRLLGSTGSAVPVVAVLTEGGLVAVNADWGLDDILLPGTGPAEVDARLRLLVARSGGVASPEASGKITLGELVIDEGTYTARLRGRPLDLTYKEFELLKYLAQHAGRVFTRAQLLQEVWGYDFFGGTRTVDVHVRRLRAKLGTEYESLIGTVRNVGYKAVRPTRAKNGTAAPVRFEDDEDADYESVDGTVV